In the genome of Chaetodon auriga isolate fChaAug3 chromosome 15, fChaAug3.hap1, whole genome shotgun sequence, one region contains:
- the LOC143333143 gene encoding uncharacterized protein LOC143333143, whose amino-acid sequence MEMTDETVTCSSHHIYPVPQVTWATDPPSAQEALENSTLKTTDHRGLFTVASTLRILGHLSNCTYFCSFISADKTQVWTASRKNQDSITQTEGHALSVPCITPHILQNFSLTWTFTLSSEPTVILRYDTKTRHTFNLWEGQAEVDQDLLLLGNGSLLLHKPDIEEHSGMYTCTFSGLQNKHIVQTKVNITVSPISVDEQSVQRSWWSTAASAAFFLFTVIIAVPQCVRQRAKETSHRYNGVGFVEGGPHKELNTSATYVIRQHGVECNRLQPEAKDEVAASAANTAEDCEVALPPGAEIEEEKPVGPPVEDDDELQSSCLEEDGS is encoded by the exons ATGGAGATGACTGATGAGACGGTCACCTGCTCCTCTCACCACATCTACCCCGTCCCTCAGGTGACATGGGCCACAGACCCCCCCTCTGCCCAGGAAGCTCTTGAAAATTCAACCCTCAAAACCACAGACCACAGAGGTCTGTTCACTGTAGCAAGCACACTGAGGATTCTGGGTCATCTCTCCAACTGTACCTACTTCTGCTCTTTCATATCGGCTGACAAGACCCAGGTGTGGACCGCCTCTCGCAAAAACCAAG ACAGTATAACACAGACAGAGGGTCATGCGCTGTCCGTCCCATGCATCACCCCACACATTCTCCAGAATTTCTCCCTCACATGGACTTTCACCTTGTCCAGTGAGCCCACCGTCATCTTGAGATATGACACCAAAACCAGACACACCTTTAACCTGTGGGAGGGTCAAGCTGAAGTGGACCAGGACCTGCTTCTCCTGGGAAACGGATCTCTTCTGCTTCACAAGCCAGACATTGAGGAACACTCTGGGATGTATACCTGCACGTTCTCAGGCCTGCAGAACAAACATATCGTTCAGACCAAAGTGAACATCACCGTTTCACCAATAA GTGTAGATGAGCAGAGTGTGCAGAGGTCATGGTGGAGCACTGCAGCCTCTGCGGCTTTTTTCTTGTTCACCGTCATCATCGCTGTCCCTCAGTGTGTAAGGCAAAGAG CAAAGGAGACCTCACATAGATACAATGGAGTAGGCTTTGTTGAGGGTGGGCCTCACAAAGAGCTGAACACCTCAGCTACATACGTAATCAGGCAACATGGAGTTGAATGCAACAGACTACAGCCTGAAGCAAAGGATGAAGTAGCAGCCAGTGcggcaaacacagcagaggactgtGAAGTGGCTCTACCACCAGGTGCtgaaatagaagaagaaaaaccagTAGGACCACCTGTGGAAGACGATGATGAGCTGCAATCCAGTTGTCTAGAGGAGGATGGATCTTGA